The Halanaerobium praevalens DSM 2228 genome contains a region encoding:
- a CDS encoding response regulator transcription factor, whose amino-acid sequence MDKKKILIIDDDLQITKILRDYFNYENFEVFVAHDGQKGLEKINNLEIDIIILDLMLPKKNGLDICRQLKPHNKIPIIILSAKNRENDRIKGLELGADDYVTKPFSPKELVLRVKNVLKRINNDQDQNELSFPDLIINKEQRLVKVKKEEIALAPKEFDLLWQLASSPKTVFSREKLLELVWDFDYFGGIRTVDTHIKSIRNKLGAEVGNYVQTVWGIGYKFGIK is encoded by the coding sequence ATGGATAAAAAAAAGATTTTAATCATAGATGATGATCTGCAAATAACTAAAATTTTAAGAGATTATTTTAATTATGAAAATTTTGAAGTTTTTGTGGCTCATGATGGGCAAAAAGGTTTAGAAAAAATTAACAATTTAGAGATAGATATTATAATTTTAGATTTAATGCTGCCTAAAAAAAATGGTTTAGATATTTGCCGTCAATTAAAGCCCCATAACAAAATACCGATTATAATTTTGAGTGCTAAAAATCGTGAAAATGATAGAATTAAAGGGCTTGAGTTAGGAGCAGATGATTATGTAACTAAACCATTTAGTCCTAAAGAATTAGTTTTGCGGGTTAAAAACGTTTTAAAAAGAATTAATAATGATCAAGACCAAAATGAGCTTAGTTTTCCCGATTTAATAATTAATAAAGAGCAAAGATTAGTTAAGGTAAAAAAAGAAGAAATTGCTTTAGCACCTAAAGAATTTGATTTACTCTGGCAGCTGGCTTCTTCTCCGAAAACTGTTTTTAGTCGAGAAAAACTATTAGAGTTGGTCTGGGATTTCGATTATTTTGGTGGGATTAGAACAGTTGATACCCATATTAAATCGATTCGAAATAAATTAGGGGCAGAAGTGGGTAATTATGTGCAGACTGTCTGGGGAATTGGTTATAAATTTGGAATCAAATAA
- a CDS encoding Wadjet anti-phage system protein JetD domain-containing protein codes for MLEKENWIKLFNNFKKTELKKRKRFNLNDLEVYIKEKLGGAAFYQAAGGYQKFFQLLKKLEADKQISAIKSSDFNQRRPQLKKRWTLIEEKFSGWSDKDIVKLSRLLDLSYYLKRSKKQTPKLKIMLFKIAKFLKNKQEREWASREERSLELFGDEKFLNQSQGKKLLTNLKLNLVDLKAEHYKHLFVYWTLNPTQINNILIMENHSAFIGAKKALAAGINIFNQNFDTVIYGQGKKIVRSFSFLEELLGLKPVEENQSYLTNELTKAEEKLKDEALRAKLNIYYAGDLDPEGLAIYTSLKAKYPKFKIKLLGEYYQLLFRLNKGPYPCQNKQQKNIKVLKEVIRELKQASFEDLSLDFENLWSKNLRLPQELITLEVLKKFKEIN; via the coding sequence GTGCTCGAAAAAGAAAATTGGATTAAGCTGTTTAATAATTTTAAAAAAACAGAGCTTAAAAAAAGAAAACGATTTAATTTAAATGACTTAGAAGTTTATATCAAAGAAAAATTAGGAGGGGCTGCTTTTTATCAAGCTGCTGGAGGCTATCAAAAGTTTTTTCAGCTTTTAAAAAAATTAGAAGCTGATAAACAAATTAGCGCAATTAAAAGTTCTGATTTCAACCAACGCCGCCCTCAGCTTAAAAAGCGCTGGACATTAATAGAAGAGAAATTTTCAGGCTGGTCAGATAAGGATATTGTCAAACTTTCGCGGCTGCTGGATCTCAGCTATTATCTTAAAAGAAGCAAAAAACAGACTCCAAAATTGAAAATAATGCTTTTTAAAATAGCTAAATTTTTAAAAAATAAGCAGGAGCGCGAATGGGCCAGCAGAGAAGAGCGTTCTTTAGAGTTGTTTGGAGATGAAAAATTTCTAAATCAAAGTCAAGGTAAAAAATTATTAACTAATTTAAAATTAAATTTAGTTGATTTAAAGGCTGAGCATTATAAGCATCTTTTTGTTTACTGGACTTTAAATCCTACTCAAATTAATAATATCTTAATTATGGAAAATCATTCTGCTTTTATAGGAGCTAAAAAAGCTTTGGCAGCTGGAATTAATATTTTTAATCAAAATTTTGATACTGTAATTTATGGCCAAGGCAAAAAAATTGTTAGAAGTTTTTCTTTTTTAGAAGAACTTTTGGGACTAAAACCAGTCGAAGAAAATCAATCTTATTTAACAAATGAATTAACAAAGGCAGAAGAAAAATTAAAAGACGAAGCTCTTCGGGCTAAGCTTAATATTTATTATGCAGGTGATTTAGATCCAGAAGGATTAGCTATTTATACAAGTTTGAAAGCTAAATATCCTAAATTTAAAATTAAACTTTTAGGGGAATATTACCAATTACTTTTTAGACTAAATAAGGGACCTTATCCTTGTCAAAATAAGCAGCAGAAAAATATAAAAGTTCTCAAAGAAGTGATAAGAGAGCTGAAGCAGGCTAGTTTTGAAGACTTAAGCTTGGACTTTGAAAATCTTTGGTCTAAAAATTTAAGACTGCCCCAGGAATTAATTACTTTAGAAGTTTTAAAAAAATTCAAAGAGATTAATTAA
- a CDS encoding glycerate kinase, with product MNILVAPDSFKGSLTALEVAENIKEGIKIAVPQAKVELLPMADGGEGTVQALVDATGGQIIKTKVTGPLGAKVDSFYGLLGNNKTAVIEMAAASGLLLVPKDQRNPLKTTTYGTGELIKSALDQGAEKIIIGIGGSATNDAGVGMAQALGAQILNAAGQQIGFGGGSLDQIAKIDLEGLDPRLEKTEILTACDVDNPLFGQNGAAYIYAPQKGADSKMVKKLDQKLRYFNQKLIEELGENINEIPGAGAAGGLGAGLLAFLEADLKAGIKIILELLNFEKKLENVDLVITGEGCLDAQSLNGKVPVGVAHAAAPKEIPVIAIAGSLGPKADKILAEGVNSYFSIINKPATLAEIIDQTPELIVSLSEQIMRTILLVPGTEK from the coding sequence TTGAATATTTTAGTTGCTCCTGATTCATTTAAAGGATCTTTGACTGCTTTAGAGGTAGCTGAAAATATTAAAGAAGGGATTAAAATTGCTGTTCCCCAAGCTAAAGTTGAGCTGCTGCCAATGGCTGATGGAGGAGAGGGAACAGTTCAGGCTTTAGTTGATGCTACTGGAGGCCAGATTATAAAAACTAAAGTGACAGGTCCTTTAGGAGCCAAAGTTGATTCTTTTTATGGTCTCTTAGGTAATAATAAGACTGCAGTGATCGAAATGGCAGCTGCTTCTGGACTTCTTTTGGTGCCTAAAGACCAAAGAAATCCTCTCAAGACTACTACTTATGGAACTGGAGAATTAATTAAATCTGCTTTGGATCAGGGAGCTGAAAAAATTATTATTGGAATTGGGGGCTCAGCTACTAATGATGCTGGAGTTGGGATGGCCCAAGCACTGGGTGCTCAAATTCTTAATGCAGCAGGTCAGCAGATAGGTTTTGGCGGTGGTAGTTTAGATCAGATAGCAAAAATTGATTTAGAGGGCTTAGATCCTCGACTGGAAAAAACAGAAATTTTAACTGCTTGCGATGTTGATAATCCACTTTTTGGTCAAAATGGAGCAGCTTATATTTATGCTCCTCAAAAAGGTGCTGATTCTAAAATGGTTAAAAAACTTGATCAAAAGCTGCGCTATTTTAATCAGAAGTTAATTGAAGAATTAGGGGAAAACATTAATGAAATTCCTGGAGCTGGAGCGGCAGGAGGCTTAGGAGCTGGTTTATTAGCTTTTTTAGAAGCTGATTTGAAAGCTGGAATTAAAATAATACTTGAGCTTCTTAATTTTGAAAAAAAGTTAGAAAATGTCGATTTGGTAATTACAGGAGAAGGCTGTTTAGATGCCCAAAGTCTGAATGGCAAAGTACCAGTTGGGGTTGCACATGCTGCTGCCCCAAAAGAAATCCCAGTTATTGCTATTGCAGGTTCTTTAGGCCCCAAAGCTGATAAAATTTTAGCCGAAGGTGTTAATTCATATTTTTCAATTATAAATAAGCCAGCAACTTTAGCTGAAATAATTGATCAGACTCCAGAGTTAATAGTTTCTTTAAGTGAGCAGATAATGAGAACAATTTTATTGGTACCGGGTACAGAAAAATAA
- a CDS encoding sensor histidine kinase yields MKFNLEKDSFFTKLIFRFLIITMIVVLIFGFSVITYFKTFFIEQKEAQIHKNSNAVIDYLAESKIENNKQEIVNWLSIIGQLNEGHAWLVNEKGVLEYSYPYSFDEKKVFSGYETIFAGNSIAREINSDDFEITMQFVGLPVKYQGEVIAALLVFTPVEEINSIIEHVFKIMLSISLFALFFILFISYYFSRSLAKPLHNMGLVASQISQGKYGKKVEIKEKGASQEVKILSESINLMSQKLKQTIESLAEEKNKLKYVLSGMAEGIIAVNHLGEIILTNKAAAEIFDFKADLQGEKITEVNLDSEVKENFKQIIASESFASKQLVISREKTKEYYLVHLTEIKLQDDQFWGGVAIFHDISERYRFEKLQREFVANVSHELKSPLTSIKGSAEILLDGIIENEAQQKEYLKMILKESNSLAHLIDETLTLAEIDSGGVELNKEKIKVKTLFQDLEIFFDNIKKEEQSLEFEFEADLELYANREKIRQVLINLLTNSVKYSAKKGKIKLKALQMAEKIKISVSDNGIGIPKAEQKNIWERFYKIDKARTPGERSSGLGLAIVKQIIQEHQGKLALKSQVGEGSTFSFILPNKVD; encoded by the coding sequence ATGAAATTTAATTTAGAAAAAGATAGTTTTTTTACTAAACTAATTTTTAGATTTTTAATAATTACTATGATTGTTGTTTTAATTTTTGGATTTTCAGTAATTACTTATTTTAAAACATTTTTTATTGAACAAAAAGAGGCTCAGATTCATAAAAATAGCAATGCAGTGATTGATTATTTAGCTGAATCAAAAATAGAAAATAATAAACAAGAAATTGTAAACTGGCTTAGTATAATTGGTCAATTAAATGAAGGTCACGCTTGGCTTGTAAATGAAAAAGGAGTTTTAGAATATAGTTATCCCTATTCTTTTGATGAAAAAAAAGTTTTTTCAGGGTATGAAACTATTTTTGCTGGTAATTCAATTGCTCGTGAAATTAATAGTGATGATTTTGAAATCACAATGCAGTTTGTCGGTCTGCCTGTTAAATATCAGGGAGAAGTAATAGCTGCTTTATTGGTTTTTACTCCAGTTGAAGAAATAAACTCTATAATAGAACATGTATTTAAAATTATGCTCTCTATTTCACTATTTGCACTATTTTTTATACTTTTTATTTCTTATTATTTTTCTCGTTCTTTAGCTAAACCATTACATAATATGGGGCTGGTAGCTTCCCAAATAAGTCAAGGTAAATATGGTAAAAAAGTGGAAATCAAAGAAAAAGGAGCTAGCCAAGAAGTAAAGATTCTTTCCGAAAGTATTAATTTAATGTCTCAGAAATTAAAACAGACTATTGAGAGCTTAGCTGAAGAAAAAAATAAGTTAAAATATGTATTATCAGGTATGGCAGAGGGAATTATTGCTGTAAATCATTTAGGTGAAATTATCTTGACAAATAAGGCAGCAGCAGAAATATTTGATTTTAAAGCTGATTTGCAAGGGGAGAAGATAACTGAAGTTAATTTGGATTCAGAAGTAAAAGAAAATTTTAAGCAAATTATAGCTTCTGAAAGCTTTGCTAGTAAACAATTAGTAATTAGTAGAGAAAAAACAAAAGAATATTATTTAGTTCATTTAACTGAGATTAAACTGCAGGATGATCAATTTTGGGGTGGAGTAGCAATTTTTCATGATATTAGTGAAAGATATCGCTTTGAAAAATTACAGCGAGAGTTTGTGGCTAATGTTTCACATGAACTAAAAAGTCCTTTAACTTCAATCAAAGGCTCAGCTGAAATACTTTTAGATGGAATTATAGAAAATGAGGCTCAACAAAAGGAATATTTAAAAATGATTTTAAAAGAAAGCAATAGTTTAGCTCATTTAATAGATGAAACTTTAACTTTAGCTGAAATTGATTCTGGTGGGGTTGAATTAAACAAAGAAAAAATAAAAGTAAAAACTCTTTTTCAGGATTTAGAAATATTTTTTGATAATATAAAAAAAGAAGAACAGAGTTTAGAATTTGAATTTGAAGCTGATTTAGAGCTTTATGCTAATCGAGAAAAAATAAGGCAGGTTTTAATTAATTTATTAACAAATAGTGTTAAATATTCAGCTAAAAAAGGAAAAATAAAGTTAAAGGCCTTGCAAATGGCTGAAAAGATTAAAATTTCAGTATCAGATAATGGCATTGGAATTCCTAAAGCAGAACAAAAAAATATTTGGGAGCGTTTTTATAAAATAGATAAAGCTAGGACTCCTGGTGAAAGAAGTAGTGGTCTGGGCTTAGCAATAGTTAAGCAGATAATCCAAGAACACCAAGGAAAATTAGCTTTAAAAAGCCAAGTTGGCGAGGGCTCTACTTTTAGTTTTATACTGCCAAATAAAGTAGATTAA
- a CDS encoding site-specific integrase: MNKVEPIRDKAKIEEMKNILLKQSYRNYILFVLGINTGLRISDMLNLKVQDIRNQSHIVLKEQKTSKNKRFLINSKLRQELEAYIKAMAAEEYLFQSRIGQNKPLSRFQAYRIFSEAGRKAGLESIGCHSTRKTFGYHHYKKNKDVALLQKIFNHSSPSITLDYIGITQDIMDSSIEKFSL, encoded by the coding sequence ATGAATAAAGTAGAGCCCATTAGAGATAAAGCAAAAATTGAAGAAATGAAAAATATACTCTTAAAACAGAGCTATCGTAATTATATTCTTTTTGTACTTGGAATTAATACCGGTTTGAGAATTAGTGATATGTTAAATCTGAAAGTTCAAGATATCCGCAACCAAAGTCATATTGTTTTAAAAGAACAGAAGACTTCTAAAAATAAACGATTTTTGATCAATTCTAAGCTGCGGCAGGAGTTGGAAGCTTATATTAAAGCAATGGCAGCAGAAGAATATTTATTTCAGAGTAGAATTGGTCAGAATAAACCTTTATCTCGTTTTCAAGCTTATAGGATTTTTAGTGAGGCGGGGCGTAAAGCTGGTCTGGAAAGTATCGGCTGTCATTCTACCCGCAAAACTTTTGGCTATCATCATTATAAAAAGAATAAAGATGTAGCTCTGCTGCAGAAAATTTTTAACCATTCTTCTCCTAGTATAACCTTAGATTATATAGGCATTACCCAAGATATAATGGATAGTTCGATTGAAAAATTTTCTCTTTAA
- a CDS encoding DUF6063 family protein → MGFKQEDLEKGAALFFKLLAEQIISISDPLAEAYSKNSEIHNIVHTMAAEAGLRVFSTPKNVHLVSRARDSNFANSYTQMKAKYPGLTRKRKFYLANIIISIFLAEIDKENHIRIRWEEEGVSYYHLADLVTATLKSWLKRQSEEDCFSENWALAVEEVGELWLTEFSPYRLNKDDKIEVTRTKNNQLSFINTALKPLVKQGLIIDQKDELKLIPKPELYERLDDLYHKQERYKKFQKLIRESREELEEEKKNA, encoded by the coding sequence ATGGGATTTAAACAAGAAGATTTAGAAAAAGGAGCAGCGCTCTTTTTTAAGCTTTTAGCAGAACAAATAATTTCTATCTCTGACCCCTTAGCAGAAGCATATAGTAAAAATAGTGAAATACATAATATTGTTCACACAATGGCTGCTGAGGCTGGTTTAAGAGTTTTTTCAACTCCGAAAAATGTACATTTAGTTTCTAGAGCTAGAGACTCTAATTTTGCTAATTCTTATACGCAGATGAAAGCAAAATATCCAGGTTTAACAAGAAAGCGCAAATTTTATTTAGCAAATATAATAATTTCTATTTTTTTAGCTGAAATTGATAAAGAAAATCATATCAGAATTAGATGGGAAGAAGAAGGTGTTTCCTATTATCATCTGGCAGATTTAGTGACAGCAACTTTAAAAAGCTGGTTAAAACGTCAAAGTGAAGAAGATTGTTTTAGTGAAAACTGGGCCCTTGCAGTGGAAGAAGTAGGAGAATTATGGTTAACTGAGTTTAGCCCCTATCGCTTAAATAAAGATGATAAAATTGAAGTTACTAGAACTAAAAACAATCAGCTTTCCTTTATTAATACTGCTTTAAAACCTTTAGTTAAACAAGGTTTAATTATAGATCAAAAAGATGAATTGAAACTTATTCCCAAGCCAGAACTATATGAACGTTTAGATGATCTTTACCATAAGCAGGAGCGCTATAAAAAATTTCAAAAATTAATAAGAGAAAGTCGCGAAGAATTAGAGGAGGAAAAGAAAAATGCCTAG
- a CDS encoding aldo/keto reductase, giving the protein MPYLAAEDRYQKMNYNYVGDSGLKLPAISLGLWHNFGGVDSLENARKMLQKAFDLGITHFDLANNYGPPAGSAEETMGILLEKDFKPYRDQLIISSKAGYYMWPGPYGNWGSRKYLISSIDQSLSRMGLDYVDIFYHHRPDPDTPLKETIGALKQIQKQGKALYVGISNYNAQQTKKAVEIAENMGIDLLLNQYNYSIFDRWSEKENLLAKLKEMSLGSIIYSPLAQGLLTDKYLDGIPADSRAAKESGFLKKDSITAEKLKKVEKLNQIAADRNQSLSQMALAWVLEQGATSVLVGTSKVEQIIENVGSLNNIRFNNEELAAIEAIMAK; this is encoded by the coding sequence ATGCCTTATTTAGCTGCAGAAGATCGTTATCAAAAAATGAATTATAATTATGTTGGAGACAGCGGACTTAAATTACCAGCTATTTCTTTAGGCCTCTGGCATAACTTTGGCGGAGTTGACAGTTTAGAAAATGCAAGGAAAATGCTGCAAAAAGCTTTTGATTTAGGCATAACTCATTTTGATTTAGCCAATAATTATGGACCTCCAGCTGGTTCAGCTGAGGAAACAATGGGGATTTTGCTGGAAAAGGATTTTAAACCATATCGAGATCAGCTAATTATTTCTTCTAAAGCTGGTTATTATATGTGGCCTGGTCCATATGGAAATTGGGGCTCTCGTAAATATTTAATTTCCAGTATTGATCAAAGTTTAAGTAGAATGGGCCTTGATTATGTAGATATCTTTTATCATCACCGACCTGATCCAGATACACCACTTAAAGAAACAATTGGAGCTTTAAAACAGATTCAAAAACAGGGAAAAGCCTTATATGTTGGAATCTCAAATTATAATGCTCAACAAACTAAAAAAGCAGTAGAAATTGCTGAAAATATGGGAATCGATTTACTTTTAAACCAGTATAACTATTCTATTTTTGATCGTTGGTCTGAAAAAGAAAATCTCTTGGCCAAATTAAAAGAAATGAGCTTAGGCTCGATTATTTATTCTCCTCTAGCGCAAGGATTATTAACTGATAAATATTTAGATGGAATTCCAGCAGATTCGAGAGCTGCTAAAGAAAGTGGCTTTCTTAAAAAAGATAGTATTACTGCTGAAAAATTAAAAAAAGTTGAAAAGCTAAATCAAATTGCAGCTGATCGCAACCAGAGCTTATCTCAAATGGCCTTAGCCTGGGTTCTAGAACAAGGTGCTACTTCAGTTTTAGTGGGAACAAGCAAAGTAGAGCAAATTATTGAAAATGTTGGTAGTTTAAACAATATAAGATTTAATAATGAAGAGCTAGCTGCTATTGAAGCAATTATGGCCAAATAA
- a CDS encoding 5'-nucleotidase C-terminal domain-containing protein has product MKKLIICLVFLTILTANTISAAAAVDKKIELNGESINLEDDEQIMKLKEEIEKKSEKEKDMIIGSTVIFLNGQENHIRNSESNLGCLITDAVLAKTKAEAVIINSRTINASIAKGLISMRDIKRALPAQDEIIIKEIKGSKLVEVLEHSISKYPENASFFPQLSGIKIIFAEIEGAANKILKVLVNSKPLKENKYYLIATNDSLAQGGDGFKKLAQAKKIKNSGRLDQIFKEYLQEKEIIEKVKANRIIAVSKVGNNYFYRIQKGDYLYLIANKFSVSVKKIMQANNLKNISLIYEGQKLIIPGLR; this is encoded by the coding sequence TTGAAAAAGTTAATTATTTGTTTAGTTTTTTTAACTATCTTAACTGCAAATACAATTTCAGCAGCTGCAGCTGTTGATAAAAAAATTGAATTAAATGGGGAATCAATTAATTTAGAAGATGATGAACAAATCATGAAATTAAAAGAAGAAATAGAAAAAAAGAGTGAAAAAGAAAAAGACATGATTATTGGCAGTACAGTTATATTTTTAAATGGTCAAGAAAACCATATTAGAAATAGTGAAAGTAATTTGGGCTGTTTAATCACTGATGCAGTTTTAGCTAAAACAAAGGCTGAAGCAGTAATCATTAATAGCAGAACAATTAATGCTTCAATTGCTAAAGGCTTAATTAGTATGCGAGATATAAAAAGAGCTCTACCGGCTCAAGATGAAATAATAATAAAAGAAATAAAAGGTTCAAAATTAGTTGAAGTATTAGAGCATTCAATTTCAAAATACCCTGAGAATGCTAGCTTTTTTCCTCAATTAAGTGGAATCAAAATTATTTTTGCAGAAATTGAGGGAGCAGCAAATAAGATTTTAAAAGTTTTAGTTAATTCCAAGCCTCTAAAAGAAAATAAATATTATTTAATTGCAACTAATGATTCTTTAGCTCAAGGGGGAGATGGGTTCAAAAAGCTGGCCCAGGCTAAAAAAATTAAAAATTCAGGTCGGCTTGATCAAATTTTTAAAGAATATTTACAGGAAAAAGAGATTATTGAAAAAGTTAAAGCTAATCGAATTATAGCTGTTTCTAAAGTTGGTAATAATTATTTTTATCGAATTCAAAAAGGAGATTATCTTTATTTAATTGCCAATAAATTTTCAGTTTCAGTTAAAAAAATTATGCAGGCTAATAATTTAAAAAATATAAGTCTGATTTATGAAGGCCAAAAATTGATTATTCCTGGATTAAGGTGA
- a CDS encoding GGDEF domain-containing protein — protein MEIKDKVRLSLETKIFKTILIFNIIISIINIVTNSLIGFSFWISLKWVALSILALAILVLSRKKNFRQFQFRLSYFLFLIFVFFPFGWFQSGGSSNNSLAYIFLTTIAISFLFKRGKVRDFLFFSLVLIFIMLYCIEFFYPHLIIFHSQESQFYDRLIQIPLILYASYLMLERFSDAYNQEKDNLKLLTKKLRLANQKLENIAHRDPLTKKYNRRAFDQEIKSIFKEKLQLQKKITLVLIDVDNFKDINDNYGHDKGDEVLVLISQRLETFMPAQSLIARWGGDEFAVISYEDEYQTQLYLEKYYREMENLSTELGFKISFSAGLSCLNQKDTVKKIFQRVDKLLYESKREGKARYKLS, from the coding sequence ATGGAAATTAAAGATAAGGTGAGACTTAGCTTAGAAACAAAAATATTTAAAACTATTTTGATTTTTAATATAATAATTTCCATAATAAATATAGTAACAAATTCATTAATTGGTTTTAGTTTTTGGATTAGTCTCAAATGGGTAGCTCTATCTATTTTGGCTTTAGCTATTTTAGTTTTGAGTAGAAAGAAAAATTTTAGGCAATTTCAGTTTAGATTAAGTTATTTTTTGTTTTTAATTTTTGTATTTTTTCCTTTTGGCTGGTTCCAATCTGGAGGTAGTTCTAATAATAGCTTAGCTTATATTTTCTTAACTACAATTGCAATTTCTTTTTTATTTAAAAGAGGTAAAGTAAGAGATTTTCTTTTTTTTAGCTTAGTTTTAATTTTTATAATGCTTTATTGTATAGAATTTTTTTATCCTCATTTAATAATTTTTCATAGTCAAGAATCTCAGTTTTATGATCGTTTAATTCAAATCCCTTTAATTTTATATGCTTCTTATCTAATGTTAGAAAGGTTTTCTGATGCCTATAATCAGGAAAAAGATAATTTGAAATTATTGACTAAAAAATTAAGACTTGCTAATCAAAAATTAGAAAATATTGCTCACCGTGATCCTTTAACTAAAAAATATAATCGGCGGGCTTTTGACCAAGAGATAAAATCTATTTTTAAAGAGAAGTTACAGTTGCAAAAAAAGATTACTTTGGTTTTAATAGATGTTGATAACTTTAAAGATATAAATGATAATTATGGTCATGATAAAGGAGATGAGGTATTAGTTTTAATTTCCCAACGTTTAGAAACTTTTATGCCAGCTCAAAGCTTAATAGCACGTTGGGGTGGAGATGAGTTTGCAGTTATTAGTTATGAAGATGAATATCAGACTCAACTTTATTTAGAAAAATATTACCGTGAAATGGAAAATCTAAGTACAGAACTTGGCTTTAAAATTAGTTTTAGTGCTGGTTTAAGCTGTTTAAATCAAAAAGATACTGTAAAAAAAATTTTTCAAAGAGTAGATAAGCTATTATATGAGTCAAAAAGAGAAGGTAAGGCAAGATATAAATTATCTTAG
- a CDS encoding D-2-hydroxyacid dehydrogenase, translating to MNIVALDAYALTPGDLKWKQIKELGEIEIYQSTSEAEIIKRAVGADILLINKTPLKSKTIESLKNLKYIGVLSTGYNIVDLKAASANDIIVTNIPDYGTDSVAQFVFALLLELTQQVGYHNQQVKAGAWTEKKYLSFWDYPLIELKNKVLGIVGFGNIGQRTAALALSFGMEVIAFDPNPKVKINDPEIKTEKIKFLSLEELYSQSDVISLHCPLNDSTREMIDQKAIAKMKAGVIIINTARGPLIVEADLAAALKNSQVKAAALDVLAAEPPADSNPLLNSKKTIITPHIAWATEEARERLMTIAYHNLKKFMEGQVINQVN from the coding sequence ATGAACATTGTAGCTTTAGATGCTTATGCTTTAACTCCAGGGGATTTAAAATGGAAGCAAATAAAAGAACTAGGAGAAATTGAGATTTACCAAAGTACTTCCGAAGCTGAAATTATTAAAAGAGCTGTGGGAGCAGATATTTTGTTAATTAATAAAACACCTTTAAAAAGTAAAACAATTGAGTCTTTAAAAAACTTAAAGTATATAGGAGTTTTATCAACTGGTTATAATATAGTTGATTTAAAAGCAGCCAGTGCTAATGATATTATAGTTACTAATATTCCTGATTATGGGACTGATTCTGTTGCTCAATTTGTTTTTGCTTTATTATTAGAACTAACTCAACAGGTTGGCTATCATAATCAGCAGGTGAAAGCTGGAGCTTGGACTGAAAAAAAATATTTATCTTTTTGGGATTATCCTTTAATTGAGTTAAAAAACAAGGTTTTGGGGATTGTTGGCTTTGGCAATATTGGTCAGCGAACAGCTGCATTAGCTTTGAGTTTTGGCATGGAAGTAATAGCTTTTGATCCAAATCCAAAAGTGAAAATTAATGATCCAGAAATTAAAACAGAAAAAATAAAATTTCTTAGTTTAGAAGAACTTTATTCTCAAAGTGATGTAATTAGTTTGCATTGTCCTTTAAATGATTCAACAAGAGAAATGATTGACCAAAAAGCAATTGCAAAGATGAAAGCAGGTGTAATTATTATTAATACTGCTCGCGGTCCTTTGATTGTAGAAGCTGATTTAGCAGCTGCCTTAAAAAATTCTCAAGTCAAAGCCGCTGCTTTGGATGTTTTAGCAGCTGAGCCGCCGGCAGATTCAAATCCACTTTTAAACTCTAAAAAGACCATTATAACTCCACATATAGCTTGGGCGACTGAAGAAGCGCGAGAACGTTTGATGACTATTGCTTATCATAATCTTAAAAAATTTATGGAGGGCCAAGTAATTAATCAAGTTAATTAA